One segment of Actinomycetota bacterium DNA contains the following:
- a CDS encoding transposase: protein LNEILCRWNYVYNYVRPHQSLGYLTPMEFLKAWMEESKDRDDVFTM, encoded by the coding sequence GCTCAACGAGATCCTTTGCAGATGGAATTACGTGTACAATTACGTGAGACCACACCAGAGCCTGGGTTATCTCACCCCCATGGAGTTCCTGAAGGCGTGGATGGAGGAGAGCAAGGATAGGGATGATGTGTTCACCATGTAG